The following nucleotide sequence is from Microbacterium arborescens.
ACGAACTGCACCTTCTTCTGATCGCGGACGGTCTCGACCCATCCGGACACCGAAACGGGGCCGTCGGGGCGGGCCTGCAGCTGCTGGACGAGAACGCGTTCACTCACGAGGGGAGAGTCTACGCGTCCAGCTATCTCCGACGTCGCGCCCCTAGGCTGTGCGCGGGGCCCGCCCGGGCATCCGATCACCGAGCGCGAAGGCACCCGATGACCGTCTTGACCCGCACCGCCTACGCTCACGCGTCGGCACCTGCCGCCGAGGAGGGAGGGTCGTGGCTGACGACCCTCGCCGACTGGACCGTCTCGCTCATGGACACGATCGGGCCCGCCGGCGCGGCGATCGCGGTCGGCATGGACAATCTCTTCCCGCCGATCCCGAGCGAGGTCGTGCTCCCGATGGCCGGGCTCGCCGCCTCGCGCGGCTCGTTCACCCTCGCGGAGGCGATCCTGTGGACGACCTTCGGGTCGGTCTTCGGCGCCTACATCCTCTACGTCCTCGGCCGGTGGCTCGGCGCCGACCGCCTGCGCCGCATCGCCGACCGGATGCCGCTCGTGACCGGCGACGACGTCGTGCGGTCGGTGCACTGGTTCGAGAAGCACGGGTCGATCGCCGTGTTCTTCGGGCGCATGGTGCCGCTCTTCCGCAGCCTCATCTCGATCCCCGCGGGGGTCGCCCGGATGCACTGGTGGAAGTTCGGGCTGCTCACGACGGCGGGCAGCCTCATCTGGAACTCGATCTTCGTGATGGCGGGCTTCCTGCTGGGTGAGAACTGGCACATCGTCGAGCAGTACGCCGAGATCTTCCAGACGATCGTGATCATCGTCGTCGCCGTGCTCGTCGTGTGGTTCGTCGTTTCGCGCGTGCGCGACCTGCGGCG
It contains:
- a CDS encoding DedA family protein, producing MTVLTRTAYAHASAPAAEEGGSWLTTLADWTVSLMDTIGPAGAAIAVGMDNLFPPIPSEVVLPMAGLAASRGSFTLAEAILWTTFGSVFGAYILYVLGRWLGADRLRRIADRMPLVTGDDVVRSVHWFEKHGSIAVFFGRMVPLFRSLISIPAGVARMHWWKFGLLTTAGSLIWNSIFVMAGFLLGENWHIVEQYAEIFQTIVIIVVAVLVVWFVVSRVRDLRRGRTTGSGTAPEPSPEGP